A single window of Achromobacter xylosoxidans DNA harbors:
- a CDS encoding DUF2868 domain-containing protein, which yields MPSPTSRDVSTSPEAFDPAPLRAHWLAELIRLREAHWGPLEDATVVRRVRQLDIPLPARILARAQALAQRENLVPLVDGWRRSAFAVLALLLLLALLSGAGVAAGALGDGGRAVNVLWALAALLGLHLLTFVLWLASFLLRPAAMTPLGRLWLWATRKLARGPDSALVPQAFLNLLARAGALRGLFGAVSHGLWLAGLGAALATLLALLSTASYRFIWATTLLAPDTFVWLTQVVGWLPSQLGFPLPDAAMVRASDGVQALGADAQVQWSWWLIGVFVTYGIVPRLLAWLACLLVTRRALRGLAIDPALAGYAALRDRLEPPAQSTGIDRPVDPLHQPRVAAPLPAALGGQPVLMGLELPADLHWPPAVPAASIRQAGNLDTREQRNHLLDALSQAAASRLLIACDARQTPDRGTLALIAELAAHAGQTRVWLLAPAAADTREALWRERLAALGLAAGAVFGPGAAALAWLEQGHD from the coding sequence ATGCCATCGCCGACTTCCCGCGACGTTTCCACCTCCCCCGAGGCCTTCGACCCGGCGCCGCTGCGCGCCCATTGGCTGGCCGAACTGATCCGGCTGCGCGAAGCGCACTGGGGCCCGCTGGAAGACGCCACCGTGGTGCGCCGGGTACGACAACTCGACATCCCGCTGCCGGCCCGCATCCTGGCGCGCGCGCAAGCACTGGCGCAGCGCGAAAACCTGGTTCCGCTGGTGGACGGCTGGCGCCGCAGCGCATTCGCGGTGCTGGCGCTGCTGTTGCTGCTGGCGTTGCTGTCCGGCGCCGGCGTGGCGGCGGGCGCCCTCGGCGATGGCGGCCGCGCCGTCAACGTGCTGTGGGCGCTGGCCGCCTTGCTCGGCCTGCACCTGCTGACCTTCGTCCTGTGGCTGGCCAGCTTCCTGCTGCGGCCCGCGGCCATGACGCCGCTCGGGCGGTTGTGGCTCTGGGCCACCCGCAAGCTGGCGCGCGGCCCCGACAGCGCGCTGGTGCCGCAGGCCTTCCTCAACCTGCTGGCCCGCGCCGGCGCCCTGCGCGGCCTGTTCGGCGCGGTCAGCCACGGGCTCTGGCTGGCGGGCCTGGGCGCGGCGCTGGCGACCCTGCTGGCGCTGTTGTCCACCGCCAGCTACCGCTTCATCTGGGCCACCACCTTGCTGGCGCCGGACACTTTCGTGTGGTTGACCCAGGTCGTCGGCTGGCTGCCGTCGCAACTGGGCTTTCCGCTGCCGGACGCCGCCATGGTGCGCGCCAGCGACGGCGTCCAGGCGTTGGGCGCCGATGCCCAGGTGCAATGGTCGTGGTGGCTGATCGGCGTGTTCGTGACCTACGGCATCGTGCCGCGCCTGCTGGCCTGGCTGGCCTGCCTGCTGGTCACCCGGCGCGCCCTGCGCGGCCTGGCCATCGACCCCGCGCTGGCGGGCTACGCCGCGCTGCGCGACCGGCTCGAACCGCCGGCCCAGTCCACTGGCATCGACCGGCCGGTCGACCCCTTGCACCAGCCGCGCGTGGCGGCGCCGCTGCCCGCCGCGCTGGGCGGCCAGCCGGTGCTGATGGGACTGGAACTGCCCGCCGACCTGCACTGGCCCCCCGCCGTCCCGGCCGCGTCCATCCGCCAGGCGGGCAACCTGGACACGCGCGAGCAGCGCAACCACCTGCTGGATGCCTTGTCTCAGGCCGCCGCCTCGCGCCTGCTGATCGCCTGCGATGCGCGCCAGACGCCCGACCGCGGCACGCTGGCCTTGATCGCCGAGCTGGCGGCGCACGCCGGCCAGACCCGCGTCTGGCTGCTGGCGCCGGCCGCGGCCGACACCCGCGAAGCGCTGTGGCGCGAACGCTTGGCCGCCCTGGGGCTGGCGGCCGGCGCCGTCTTCGGGCCCGGCGCCGCGGCGCTGGCCTGGCTGGAGCAGGGCCATGACTGA
- a CDS encoding helix-turn-helix domain-containing protein produces MGTTASAPSDFSVFRTLSASSATLARAASLGEGIAISQWGRSAHETLGYDMPGHHTLSLYLHGGEKSFRVGNPLHGGAGKFCVLPAEHYSRWCMNDTVHFLHLYIAPERLAREAVMRLDCEPRALELRDRTYIHDESLTDVCRALLDSDWTAPAERLAASSAAETVLHHLLNQGVSRKAVAPARGGLAPAVRRRVMDYVDAHLAEPLTLDQLAGVAALSTYHFARMFHTSFGEPPHSWVRARRLAHARRLLAAGKGDLAGIAQAAGFGNASHLSRVFRDAVGVTPGQYRAAHRKH; encoded by the coding sequence ATGGGTACCACCGCTTCGGCACCGTCCGACTTCTCCGTCTTTCGCACGCTGTCCGCCTCCAGCGCGACACTGGCGCGTGCCGCCTCGCTGGGCGAGGGCATCGCCATTTCGCAATGGGGCCGCAGCGCCCACGAAACGCTGGGCTACGACATGCCTGGACACCACACGCTGTCGCTGTACCTGCACGGCGGCGAGAAGTCGTTCCGGGTCGGCAATCCGCTGCACGGCGGCGCGGGCAAATTCTGCGTGCTGCCGGCCGAGCACTATTCGCGCTGGTGCATGAACGACACGGTGCATTTCCTGCACCTGTACATCGCGCCGGAACGGCTGGCGCGCGAGGCCGTGATGCGGCTCGACTGCGAACCGCGCGCGCTGGAACTGCGCGACCGCACCTACATCCACGACGAGTCGCTGACCGACGTATGCCGGGCGCTGCTCGATAGCGACTGGACCGCGCCCGCCGAGCGCCTGGCTGCCAGCAGCGCGGCCGAGACCGTGCTGCATCACCTGCTGAACCAGGGCGTGTCGCGCAAGGCCGTGGCGCCGGCGCGCGGCGGGCTGGCGCCGGCGGTGCGGCGGCGGGTCATGGACTATGTCGACGCGCACCTCGCCGAGCCGCTGACGCTGGACCAACTGGCCGGCGTGGCCGCGCTGTCCACCTATCACTTCGCGCGCATGTTCCACACCTCGTTCGGCGAGCCGCCGCATTCCTGGGTGCGCGCCCGCCGCCTGGCTCACGCGCGCCGCCTGCTGGCGGCCGGCAAGGGCGACCTGGCCGGCATCGCGCAGGCGGCCGGTTTCGGCAACGCCAGCCATCTGTCGCGCGTGTTCCGCGACGCCGTCGGCGTCACCCCGGGCCAATACCGCGCCGCCCACCGCAAGCACTGA
- a CDS encoding DMT family transporter, which yields MNLFLYFLTVVIWGTTWIAIKLQLGVVAIPVSIFYRFALAGLVLFAALLLTRKLQRLDRRGHALCLGQGLCLFCLNFLCFYTATQWIPSGLVSVVFSAATLWNALNARLWFGTRIAPRVMVAGVIGFTGLVLLFWPELAGQEASRETLLGLGFALLGTFCFSTGNMLSSLQQRAGIRPLTGNAYSMLYGAAVLLAGCLAAGVPFRFDTSAAYVGALLYLAIPGSVIGFTAYLTLVGRMGPARAAYCTVLFPVVALSVSTFVEGYQWTPAALLGLALVMFGNLLVFTRWSPFSRRVAA from the coding sequence GTGAATCTATTCCTGTATTTCCTGACCGTCGTCATCTGGGGCACCACCTGGATCGCCATCAAGCTGCAGCTTGGGGTGGTGGCGATTCCCGTGTCCATCTTCTACCGCTTTGCGCTGGCCGGCCTGGTGCTGTTCGCCGCGTTGCTGCTGACCCGCAAATTGCAACGCCTGGATCGCCGCGGGCACGCGTTGTGCCTGGGCCAGGGGCTGTGCCTGTTCTGCCTGAACTTCCTGTGCTTCTACACGGCCACGCAGTGGATTCCGAGCGGCCTGGTGTCGGTGGTGTTCTCGGCCGCCACGCTGTGGAACGCATTGAATGCGCGGCTGTGGTTCGGCACCCGCATCGCGCCGCGCGTGATGGTGGCGGGGGTGATCGGCTTCACCGGCCTGGTGCTGCTGTTCTGGCCCGAGCTCGCGGGCCAGGAGGCCAGCCGCGAGACGCTGCTCGGACTGGGCTTCGCGCTGCTGGGCACGTTCTGCTTTTCCACCGGCAACATGCTGTCGTCGCTGCAGCAGCGCGCCGGCATCCGTCCGCTCACCGGCAACGCCTACAGCATGCTGTACGGCGCCGCCGTGTTGCTGGCCGGCTGCCTGGCCGCGGGCGTGCCGTTCCGTTTCGACACCTCCGCGGCCTATGTCGGCGCCCTGCTCTACCTGGCGATTCCGGGGTCGGTGATCGGCTTCACCGCCTACCTGACGCTGGTGGGACGCATGGGCCCGGCGCGCGCCGCCTATTGCACCGTGTTGTTCCCGGTGGTGGCGCTGAGCGTGTCGACCTTCGTCGAGGGCTACCAGTGGACGCCCGCCGCCCTGCTCGGGCTGGCGCTGGTGATGTTCGGCAACCTGCTGGTCTTCACCAGGTGGTCGCCGTTCTCGCGCCGCGTGGCGGCTTGA
- a CDS encoding aminotransferase class V-fold PLP-dependent enzyme has product MPAAVLTAATLEALRAATPGTRTTVHFNHAGASLPSAATLDAIQAHLRREAEHGPMEAGVAARAHTEQARQLAAQLLNAQPGEIALTGGNSPGWGAAFAALGPWRPGDRILVGRHEWGGNLAAMRLAAQRAGASIETIPSDDSGCVDADALRAMLDERVRLVALTWLPANGGLINPAAAIGRVTRAAGVPYFIDAAQAVGQVPIDVAEVGCDVLSGAGRKALRGPRGTGLLYVRREFLPRLAPAFVDTHSAPLGADGEPQLRDDATRFESAEASMALRAGLANALQEALDIGLEAIRARIDLVAQALRAELRAIAGIEVLDQGRELSGLVSFNLAGHDPAAVQRTLAAQGITIGSNGAPYTPLDMNARGLAHIARASVSYLTRDEEIDRLLDALRALSRQGA; this is encoded by the coding sequence ATGCCCGCCGCCGTCCTCACCGCCGCCACCCTCGAAGCGCTGCGCGCCGCCACGCCCGGCACGCGCACCACCGTCCACTTCAACCATGCCGGCGCATCGTTGCCGTCGGCGGCCACGCTCGATGCCATCCAGGCCCACCTGCGGCGCGAAGCCGAACACGGGCCGATGGAGGCGGGCGTGGCCGCGCGCGCCCACACCGAGCAGGCGCGCCAGTTGGCCGCGCAACTGCTCAATGCCCAGCCAGGCGAGATCGCCCTGACCGGCGGCAATTCCCCAGGGTGGGGCGCCGCATTCGCCGCGCTGGGACCCTGGCGCCCCGGCGACCGCATCCTGGTGGGCCGCCATGAATGGGGCGGCAACCTTGCCGCCATGCGGCTGGCGGCACAACGCGCGGGCGCGAGCATCGAGACGATTCCATCCGATGACAGCGGCTGTGTCGACGCCGATGCGCTGCGCGCCATGCTGGACGAACGGGTGCGCCTGGTCGCGCTGACCTGGTTGCCGGCCAACGGCGGCCTGATCAACCCGGCGGCCGCCATCGGCCGCGTCACACGCGCCGCGGGCGTGCCGTACTTCATCGATGCGGCGCAGGCGGTGGGACAGGTGCCGATCGACGTGGCCGAGGTCGGTTGCGACGTCCTCAGCGGCGCCGGCCGCAAGGCCCTGCGCGGCCCGCGCGGCACCGGCCTGCTGTATGTGCGGCGCGAATTCCTGCCGCGCCTGGCGCCCGCGTTCGTCGACACCCATTCGGCGCCGCTGGGCGCCGACGGCGAGCCGCAACTGCGCGACGATGCCACGCGCTTCGAATCCGCCGAAGCTTCGATGGCGTTGCGCGCAGGCCTGGCCAATGCGTTGCAGGAAGCGCTCGATATCGGCCTGGAAGCCATCCGCGCCCGCATCGACCTGGTCGCCCAGGCCTTGCGGGCGGAGCTGCGCGCCATTGCCGGCATCGAGGTGCTGGACCAGGGCCGCGAACTGTCCGGCCTGGTGTCGTTCAATCTCGCCGGGCACGACCCTGCCGCCGTGCAGCGGACGCTGGCCGCGCAAGGCATCACCATCGGCAGCAACGGCGCGCCGTACACGCCGCTGGACATGAACGCGCGCGGCCTGGCGCACATCGCGCGCGCCTCGGTCAGCTACCTGACCCGCGACGAGGAGATCGACCGCCTGCTCGACGCGCTGCGCGCGTTGTCGCGCCAGGGCGCCTAG
- a CDS encoding RidA family protein, translating into MTRTISGRVAELGLVLEAAAAPAANYVPFVQEGNLLYISGQISREGGKAAFLGQLGNQISEADGVSAARLSALGILAQIAAATGDRLDRVARVVRLGVFVASTPDFNRQSAVANGASDLMVEVFGDAGRHARSAVGVASLPQGVAVEVEAVVALTPA; encoded by the coding sequence ATGACCCGTACGATCTCCGGCCGCGTGGCCGAACTCGGCCTTGTGCTCGAAGCCGCCGCCGCGCCCGCCGCCAATTACGTGCCCTTCGTGCAGGAGGGCAATCTGCTGTACATCTCCGGCCAGATCTCGCGCGAAGGCGGCAAGGCGGCGTTCCTGGGCCAGTTGGGCAACCAGATTTCCGAAGCGGACGGCGTCAGCGCGGCGCGCCTGTCGGCCCTGGGGATCCTGGCGCAGATCGCGGCCGCCACCGGCGACCGGCTCGATCGCGTGGCGCGCGTGGTGCGCCTGGGCGTGTTCGTCGCCAGCACGCCGGACTTCAATCGCCAGAGCGCGGTCGCCAACGGCGCCTCGGACCTGATGGTGGAAGTGTTCGGCGATGCCGGCCGCCACGCGCGCAGCGCGGTGGGCGTGGCCTCGCTGCCGCAGGGCGTGGCGGTCGAGGTGGAAGCCGTCGTCGCACTGACGCCCGCCTGA
- the gcvA gene encoding transcriptional regulator GcvA, with protein sequence MRSNRSLPALVSLRAFEAAARRLSFSLAGEELFVTQSAISHHIQRLEAELGVTLFERRTRAVALTPAGQAYYERVHAAFELLRQGTDEARAPAAARHTLKVGLLASFATRWLAPRLPGFASAHPDIDLQLLPAIGLADVAAGEVDVAIRYGRGTWPGLRARRLMPERLSVVCAPSLVAGRRRPRSPADLLRYPLLVSHAQLPFEWDAWARQHDLDLGRAQTVHLHDYNIVVEAALAGQGMAMGRHRLIAAQLASGALVEALPGTALDDPRIGWWFVSPRGPAAPAAVAFQAWLAQAAADG encoded by the coding sequence ATGCGCTCCAACCGTTCCCTGCCCGCCCTGGTCTCGCTGCGCGCCTTCGAGGCGGCCGCCCGGCGCCTGAGCTTCAGCCTGGCGGGCGAAGAACTGTTCGTCACGCAAAGCGCCATCAGCCACCACATCCAGCGGCTGGAGGCGGAACTGGGCGTGACGCTGTTCGAGCGTCGCACCCGCGCCGTGGCCCTCACGCCGGCGGGACAGGCCTATTACGAGCGGGTCCACGCGGCGTTCGAACTGCTGCGCCAAGGCACCGACGAAGCGCGCGCGCCCGCCGCCGCCCGCCACACGCTCAAGGTCGGGCTGCTGGCCTCGTTCGCCACCCGCTGGCTGGCGCCGCGCCTGCCGGGCTTCGCCAGCGCCCATCCGGACATTGACCTGCAATTGCTGCCCGCCATCGGCCTGGCCGACGTGGCGGCCGGTGAAGTGGACGTCGCGATCCGCTATGGCCGCGGCACCTGGCCCGGCCTGCGGGCGCGACGCCTGATGCCGGAACGGCTGTCGGTGGTGTGCGCGCCGTCATTGGTGGCGGGACGGCGACGGCCACGCTCGCCGGCCGACCTGCTGCGCTATCCCCTGCTGGTCTCGCACGCGCAATTGCCGTTCGAGTGGGATGCCTGGGCCCGGCAACATGACCTGGACCTGGGCCGCGCCCAGACCGTGCATCTGCATGACTACAACATCGTGGTGGAAGCGGCGCTGGCCGGACAGGGCATGGCCATGGGCCGGCATCGCCTGATCGCCGCGCAACTGGCCAGCGGCGCGCTGGTCGAGGCGCTGCCGGGCACCGCGCTGGACGATCCGCGTATCGGCTGGTGGTTCGTCAGTCCGCGCGGCCCGGCCGCACCCGCCGCCGTGGCATTCCAGGCGTGGCTGGCGCAGGCGGCGGCCGACGGTTGA
- a CDS encoding GntP family permease, with amino-acid sequence MSSFDIQLLLTALVSVLVLVALIVSRIRMHPLLALLIVSIGVGFATGMQPTAIVKSLTDGAGKTLGAVGVVIALGAMLGKILADSGTTERLANAILNRTSPRMIPWTMTLVAFIIGIPMFFEVGLVVMLPLIFSVARKLEGQERFKGSAYVYVGVPVIAALAAMHGMVPPHPGPLTAIASLKTTVGPTMIYGFLAALPAMILGGPLYGAFIAPRMSTRPDEALLEQFTATRAADAGHGQPGVGLGVVAALLPALLMLLHAVAEMLLPKTSPLMHAAAFLGNPLVAMLLGVLFAAVTLVLARGGDAEKLRDALGKSLKPIAGIMLIIAGGGAFQQVLTSAKVGDAIVHLTHQFAFPPLVLGWLIAMLLSVSTGSATVGIVGAAGLLAPLAGADPSLNLPLLALSIGCGSLFFNYANHAGFWMVKESFGMTMGEATKTISVVQSIVSVVGLVMVLLFDMLPALG; translated from the coding sequence ATGTCTTCGTTCGACATCCAATTGTTGCTCACCGCCCTGGTGAGCGTCCTGGTGCTGGTCGCTCTCATCGTTTCGCGCATCCGCATGCATCCGCTGCTGGCGCTCCTGATCGTGTCGATCGGGGTCGGGTTCGCCACCGGCATGCAACCGACCGCCATCGTCAAGAGCCTGACCGACGGCGCCGGCAAGACCCTGGGCGCAGTGGGCGTGGTGATCGCGCTGGGCGCCATGCTGGGCAAGATCCTGGCGGATTCGGGCACCACCGAGCGCCTGGCCAACGCCATCCTGAACCGCACCTCGCCGCGCATGATCCCCTGGACCATGACGCTGGTGGCGTTCATCATCGGCATCCCGATGTTCTTCGAAGTGGGCCTGGTGGTGATGCTGCCGCTGATCTTCAGCGTGGCCCGCAAGCTGGAAGGCCAGGAGCGCTTCAAGGGCTCGGCCTACGTCTACGTGGGCGTGCCGGTGATCGCGGCGCTGGCGGCCATGCACGGCATGGTGCCGCCGCATCCCGGCCCGCTGACGGCGATCGCCAGCCTCAAGACCACGGTCGGCCCGACCATGATCTATGGCTTTCTCGCGGCGCTGCCCGCCATGATCCTGGGTGGCCCGCTGTATGGCGCCTTCATCGCGCCGCGCATGAGCACGCGCCCCGACGAGGCCTTGCTTGAGCAGTTCACCGCCACCCGGGCGGCCGATGCCGGCCATGGCCAGCCCGGCGTCGGCCTGGGCGTGGTGGCCGCGTTGCTGCCCGCCCTGTTGATGCTGCTGCACGCCGTGGCCGAAATGCTGCTGCCCAAGACCTCGCCCCTGATGCATGCGGCGGCTTTCCTGGGAAATCCGCTGGTCGCCATGCTGCTGGGCGTGCTGTTTGCGGCCGTGACGCTGGTGCTGGCGCGCGGCGGCGACGCCGAGAAACTGCGCGACGCGCTGGGCAAGAGCCTCAAGCCCATCGCGGGCATCATGCTGATCATCGCTGGCGGCGGCGCCTTCCAGCAGGTGCTGACCAGCGCCAAGGTCGGCGACGCCATCGTCCACCTGACCCACCAGTTCGCGTTTCCGCCGCTGGTGCTGGGCTGGCTGATCGCCATGCTGCTGTCGGTGTCCACCGGCTCGGCCACGGTCGGCATCGTCGGCGCGGCCGGCCTGCTGGCGCCGCTGGCCGGCGCCGACCCCTCGCTGAACCTGCCGTTGCTGGCGCTGTCGATCGGCTGCGGTTCGCTGTTCTTCAACTACGCCAATCACGCCGGGTTCTGGATGGTGAAGGAATCCTTCGGCATGACGATGGGCGAGGCGACCAAGACGATTTCGGTGGTGCAGTCCATCGTGTCGGTGGTCGGCCTGGTGATGGTGTTGCTGTTCGATATGTTGCCCGCGCTGGGGTGA
- a CDS encoding imm11 family protein has product MPYLIGMPPAGGPSTQFVPQIDRQLLAKLCLFDDVSDDDLAQVPRQIRLTLRGPGRVPAILGWEGGPFVVSARVRDLMQTLEPDTHRFLPIDVETMMPGRKSRPFRTYHLLLCPPRVDAVIIEKTEFSKGMGQAGYEASCGFSFLKGTPLVLDQAAIANRCFWRLPRQFGVRPAYPHSGISGYFCSDELWRALRAERLQGWEARRRCATAPRPA; this is encoded by the coding sequence ATGCCGTACCTGATCGGAATGCCGCCCGCCGGCGGACCGTCGACGCAATTCGTGCCGCAGATCGATCGCCAGTTGCTTGCCAAGCTGTGCCTGTTCGACGACGTGTCCGACGACGACCTCGCGCAGGTGCCGCGACAGATCCGCCTGACGCTGCGCGGCCCCGGCCGCGTGCCGGCGATCCTGGGATGGGAAGGCGGGCCGTTCGTGGTCAGCGCGCGGGTGCGCGACCTGATGCAAACGCTGGAGCCCGACACGCACCGCTTCCTGCCGATCGACGTCGAGACCATGATGCCCGGCCGCAAGAGCCGGCCTTTCCGCACTTACCACCTGCTGCTGTGTCCGCCCCGGGTCGATGCCGTGATCATCGAAAAGACCGAATTCTCCAAAGGCATGGGCCAGGCCGGCTACGAAGCCAGCTGCGGCTTTTCTTTCCTGAAAGGCACGCCGCTGGTGCTGGACCAGGCCGCCATCGCGAACCGCTGCTTCTGGCGCCTGCCGCGCCAATTCGGTGTCCGGCCGGCGTATCCGCACAGTGGCATCAGCGGCTATTTCTGCTCCGACGAACTCTGGCGGGCCCTGCGCGCCGAACGGCTGCAAGGCTGGGAAGCCAGGCGGCGCTGCGCAACGGCCCCGCGGCCGGCATGA
- a CDS encoding ClpXP protease specificity-enhancing factor has product MGETSTKPYLIRALHEWCTDNGYTPYITVQVDEHTMVPVAHVRDGQITLNVGTLATNRLVLGNEFIEFQARFSGVTENVYVPVGAVSAIYARETGAGMGFEVQPYEPPAPGTPGASDTASPEADADTAPGDDGGDDEPKRPRLTIVK; this is encoded by the coding sequence ATGGGTGAAACTTCGACCAAACCGTATCTGATCCGCGCGCTGCACGAATGGTGCACCGATAACGGCTACACGCCGTACATCACCGTGCAGGTCGACGAGCACACCATGGTGCCCGTCGCCCACGTGCGCGATGGACAGATCACCCTGAACGTCGGCACGCTGGCCACCAACCGCCTGGTGCTGGGCAACGAATTCATCGAATTCCAGGCCCGCTTCAGCGGCGTGACCGAAAACGTCTACGTGCCGGTGGGCGCCGTCAGCGCCATCTATGCGCGCGAAACCGGCGCCGGCATGGGCTTCGAAGTGCAGCCCTACGAACCGCCGGCGCCCGGCACGCCGGGCGCGTCCGACACCGCCTCTCCCGAAGCCGACGCCGATACCGCGCCCGGCGACGATGGCGGCGACGACGAACCCAAGCGCCCGCGCCTGACGATCGTCAAGTAA
- a CDS encoding glutathione S-transferase N-terminal domain-containing protein, translating to MMVLYSGTTCPFSQRCRFVLFEKGMDFEIRDIDLYNKPEDISVMNPYGQVPILVERDLVLYESNIINEYIDERFPHPQLMPADPVMRARTRLFLYNFEKELFVHVSTLEDRSAKPDEKKLANARQNIRDRLAQLAPMLLKNKYMLGEEFSMLDVAVAPLLWRLDHYGIELPKNAAPLQKYAERIFSRPAYIEALTPSEKVMRR from the coding sequence ATGATGGTGCTCTATTCCGGAACCACGTGTCCGTTTTCGCAACGCTGCCGCTTCGTGTTGTTCGAAAAGGGCATGGATTTCGAGATCCGCGACATCGACCTGTACAACAAGCCCGAAGACATCTCGGTGATGAACCCGTACGGTCAAGTGCCCATTCTGGTCGAGCGCGACCTGGTCCTGTACGAATCGAACATCATCAACGAGTACATCGACGAGCGCTTCCCGCATCCGCAGCTCATGCCGGCCGATCCGGTCATGCGCGCGCGCACCCGCCTGTTCCTGTACAACTTCGAGAAAGAGCTGTTCGTCCACGTCTCGACGCTGGAAGACCGCAGCGCCAAGCCCGACGAGAAGAAGCTGGCCAACGCCCGCCAGAACATCCGCGACCGCCTGGCCCAGCTGGCCCCGATGCTGCTCAAGAACAAGTACATGCTGGGCGAGGAATTCTCCATGCTCGACGTGGCCGTGGCCCCGCTGCTGTGGCGCCTGGACCACTACGGCATCGAGCTGCCCAAGAACGCGGCTCCGCTGCAGAAGTACGCCGAACGCATCTTCTCGCGCCCGGCCTACATCGAAGCGCTGACGCCTTCGGAAAAAGTGATGCGTCGCTAA
- a CDS encoding cytochrome c1, producing MIKKLIGAVALMLTCTAATFAAEGGFPLDKAPYRVNDMASLQNGAKLFVNYCLNCHSASSMRYNKLKDIGLTDQQIKESLLFTGEKVGDMMNVAMTPKDAKKWFGTTPPDLSVIARAKSVNAGPSGSDYIYTYLRTFYRDTSRATGWNNLVFPAVGMPHALWERQGPRELTTVAMHEVEGKDGAPKSWERVTTVYDAQGFATVKAEPVASYHGHATFEAKFKAANPAQTATYDNDVADLTAFMSWMAEPVQTFRVQLGVGVMLFLLLFFLVMWRLNASYWKHVR from the coding sequence ATGATCAAGAAGCTGATTGGTGCCGTGGCCTTGATGCTCACGTGTACCGCCGCCACTTTCGCCGCCGAAGGCGGCTTTCCGCTGGACAAGGCGCCTTACCGCGTCAACGACATGGCGTCGCTGCAAAACGGCGCCAAGCTGTTCGTCAACTACTGTCTGAACTGCCATAGCGCATCGTCGATGCGCTACAACAAGCTCAAGGACATTGGCCTGACCGACCAGCAAATCAAGGAAAGCCTGCTGTTCACCGGCGAGAAGGTCGGCGACATGATGAATGTCGCCATGACGCCCAAGGACGCCAAGAAGTGGTTTGGCACCACGCCCCCGGACCTGTCCGTGATCGCCCGCGCCAAATCCGTCAACGCCGGCCCCTCGGGTTCCGACTACATCTACACCTACCTGCGCACGTTCTACCGCGACACCTCGCGTGCCACGGGCTGGAACAACCTGGTCTTCCCGGCCGTCGGCATGCCGCACGCGCTGTGGGAACGCCAGGGTCCGCGCGAGCTGACGACGGTGGCGATGCACGAGGTCGAAGGCAAGGACGGCGCGCCGAAGTCGTGGGAACGGGTCACGACGGTGTACGATGCGCAAGGTTTTGCCACGGTCAAGGCCGAGCCGGTAGCCAGCTACCACGGCCATGCCACCTTCGAGGCCAAATTCAAGGCCGCCAATCCGGCCCAAACCGCAACATACGACAACGACGTCGCCGACCTGACCGCGTTCATGTCCTGGATGGCCGAGCCCGTCCAGACTTTCCGCGTGCAACTGGGCGTCGGTGTCATGTTGTTCCTGCTCTTGTTCTTCCTGGTGATGTGGCGCCTGAACGCCTCTTACTGGAAACACGTGCGCTAA